In the genome of Pseudomonas sp. B33.4, the window ATCGATCTGCCGCCCGGGGATCGCATTTTTCAGTTCTCGATCGGCCTGTCGTCCTCATCGGCCTACGAGATTATCAAAGGGGTTTTGCTGTGTTTATTTTCAATTATCATGCGCGATGCAAAAGTACTCAGCGATGAGCAAAGTCAATACATATAGAACAACACAATGACCATTATCGTCCGCCTTGACGTTGTCATGGCCACGCAAAAAATTCGCTCGAAAGAGCTGGCCAGCCTGCTGGGCATTACCGAGGCCAACCTGTCATTACTGAAAAATGGCAAGGTCAAGGGCGTGAAGATGGCCACCCTCGACAAACTCTGCGCCGCACTCGATTGCCAGCCAGGCGATCTGCTGGAATACCAGAAAGACTGAGCCTTGCGCATAAACGCGAGTTAATTGTCGCCAGTCCCCACCGTTTAACTTTTATTCAATCCTTGTTTGTAAGGCGACGTTGTCATGACCCGGTTTTTACTTTGCGCGCTGTTGTCACTGACAGTGTTGATCAGCGGCTGCGCTACACAAATGGACGTAGCGCTAAATGCGACACCTGATCCGGACTATCAATTTGATCGAAAGGCAACTGTTCTTGTGACATCAGCAGGCGGTAGCGACGAAAACGCCCTGAATGCCCGCTACTATCTTCGCGACATGGTTAACGCGCTGAAAGACCGGGGCTACCGGGAGGTCTACACCGACGCCAGCTTGCCAAAGAACCATGCGCCGATAAACATGACGGTCAGCCTCGACATTGGCAGTCGGCAGGTGACTTACCGCTATACCGCCACCGAGTATGGGCAGGTGCCGACCAGCACCTCTACCGTGTGCAAGAACAGCAAGAAAAAAGACGATCGGCTGACCTGCACGAGTACACCCAACACGACTTATGGCCCGATAGGCACCTCAGAGCGAACCGGTTACACCACGCTCACTACGTTCAATGCCACTGCCCGGGATGAAGCCAGCAAACGCACGGTCTACCTGCTTCGGGCCTCGTCCTATAACGATGACTGCCAGTCCGCCAAAGTCGAAGCGTTTCTGGTGGAGCAAGGTTTGCAGAACCTGAGCTTTGAGGAGCGTGTACAGCGCAATTACAGCGTCACGATGCCCGAGGGTTACAGCTGCAAATAGGCTTTGCAGACCACTCACAACCACGGCTCAAATAGCATGAGCCGTGGTTGTGGACCGTTAAACGTGCGGATCACCCGGCGCCTTGGTCGGTGCCGCGTATTGCGGCTTGAGATGGCCGTCCTGGTCGAGTAACCAGGCGTCCATGATTTGCCGCACCACGGGACCGGCGACACGACCACCAGCCTCACCGTTTTCGATCATCACCGAAATCGCGATCTTCGGATGTTCGGCCGGGGCAAAACCGACAAACAAGGCGTTATCGCGGTGCCGTTCGAGGGTTTTCTCACGGTTGTAGCGTTCGCCCTGCTTGATCGCCACCACTTGCGCCGTACCGCTCTTGCCAGCGATGCGGTATTGCGCACCGGCCGCTGCCGCGCGGGCGATGCCTCGGGCATCGTGCATCACCATCTGCATGCCGTGGTTGACCTGCTCCCAGTCACGCGGATCCTTGAGCAGAATGTTCGGCATCGGATGCTCGTCGACCGGAGCGACACCATCGACGGTCTTGGCCAGGTGCGGACGATTCCATACGCCTTTGTTGGCAATCAACGCCGTGGCTTGCGCCAGTTGCAACGGCGTGACCTGCATATAGCCCTGGCCAATGCCGAGGATGACCGTTTCCCCCGGGAACCACGCCTGGCGGCGCGTCGCGCGCTTCCAAGCTTGCGATGGCATCAGACCGGGCGACTCCTCAAACATGTCCAGCGAGACTTTCTCGCCAAGGCCGAACATCGCCATGTAATCGTGCAGACGGTCGATACCGAGCTTGTGCGCCAAGTCATAGAAGTAGGTGTCGTTGGAGCGCATGATCGCCGCGTCCATGTCCACCCAGCCGTCGCCGCTGTGGTTCCAGTTGCGGTACTTGTGATCGAAGTCCGGGAGTTGGTAATAACCGGGATCGAAGACGCGGGTCTGCGGCGTCACGACACCGGCGTCGAGGCCTGCGATGGCTACTTCTGGTTTGATCGTCGAGCCTGGCGCGTAAAGTCCGCGCAGTACGCGGTTAAACAACGGCCGGTCGATCGAATCCCTCAGTGCCGAGTATTCCTTGGAGCTGATGCCAGTGACGAACAGATTTGGATCAAAGCTCGGATTGCTGACCATGGCCAACACTTCACCGGTCGACGGATCGAGCGCAACCACCGAACCACGGCGATCACCCAGAGCGGCTTCGGCAGCTTCCTGCAGCTTGATGTCGAGGCTCAGGACGATGTTCTGACCGGGCACCGGGTCGGTGTGTTTCAAAACACGGAGTACGCGACCTTGAGCGTTGGTTTCCACCTCTTCGTAACCGACATGGCCATGTAACTGAGCTTCGTAGAAACGCTCGATACCGGTTTTACCGATGGATTGGGTACCACGGTACTCGACCGAATCGAGGCTCTTGGATTCTTTCTCGTTGATCCGGCCAACGTAACCGATCGAGTGGGCAAAGTGTGCGCCGAGTGGGTAGTGGCGGACGAACTGCGGCTCGACATCGAGGCCGGGAAGACGGAACTCGTTGACGGCCAGTACGGCAATTTGCTCTTCCGTCAGCTCATAGAACAGCGTCACCGGCGTGAACGGGTGGCGGGATTGCTTCATGGCCTTGTCGAAGACGGTGCGATCTTCTGCTGGCAGGTGGAGAAGGTTGATGACTTCGTCCAGTTCTTGATTGACGTCGGTGGCGCGTTCGCGGGTGATGGTCAGATTGAAACTGGGGCGGTTATCGGCGAGCAACACGCCATTGCGATCGTAGATCAAGCCGCGTGTTGGCGGGATCGGCAAGACGTGGACGCGATTGTTTTCGGAGATGGTCGAGTGGTAGTCGAACTCCACCACTTGCAGGATGTACAGACGCACCACCAGGGCACAGCTGACGGCGAAGACAAACAAGGCGCAGGCGATCAACCGCTTGTTGACCAGTCGCGTCTCTTTTTCGTGATCCTTGATCGGGATGGGTTCAGGCATTTCTACAGCAACTCTTTGACATAAATGAGTGCCGATCCGTGGGCATGACATCAGTCCGTTAAAAAACGAGCTGCACCATACCAAAAACTGCCCGGTCAGTTCAGAAGGAATTTCCCCAATGGCCATTGCTTGCGACGGCTGGGACAGCGTTGTCCCGCGAAAACTTTCCTGCGGGCAAAACAAAACCCCAACTGCTTTCGCAATTGGGGTTTCGGAATTTAATCTTGACGATGACCTACTCTCACATGGGGAAACCCCACACTACCATCGGCGATGCATCGTTTCACTGCTGAGTTCGGGATGGGATCAGGTGGTTCCAACGCTCTATGGTCGTCAAGAAATTCGGGTACCGAGTCGTGACCTTATGGTCTCGCTTCAGCAAATTGGGTACGTGATAGTTTTCGGTGTTTTGTGCTGCCTTTTTAGGTGCAGTCGAACTTTCGGTTCGTTTCGTCTTCACACACCGCAATCTGGTCTCTTCGACGCAAATTGCTTGGGTGTTATATGGTCAAGCCTCACGGGCAATTAGTATTGGTTAGCTCAACGCCTCACAGCGCTTACACACCCAACCTATCAACGTCGTAGTCTTCGACGGCCCTTCAGGGAACTCAAGGTTCCAGTGAGATCTCATCTTGAGGCAAGTTTCCCGCTTAGATGCTTTCAGCGGTTATCTTTCCCGAACATAGCTACCCGGCAATGCCACTGGCGTGACAACCGGAACACCAGAGGTTCGTCCACTCCGGTCCTCTCGTACTAGGAGCAGCCCCTCTCAAATCTCAAACGTCCACGGCAGATAGGGACCGAACTGTCTCACGACGTTCTAAACCCAGCTCGCGTACCACTTTAAATGGCGAACAGCCATACCCTTGGGACCGGCTTCAGCCCCAGGATGTGATGAGCCGACATCGAGGTGCCAAACACCGCCGTCGATATGAACTCTTGGGCGGTATCAGCCTGTTATCCCCGGAGTACCTTTTATCCGTTGAGCGATGGCCCTTCCATACAGAACCACCGGATCACTAAGACCTACTTTCGTACCTGCTCGACGTGTCTGTCTCGCAGTCAAGCGCGCTTTTGCCTTTATACTCTACGACCGATTTCCGACCGGTCTGAGCGCACCTTCGTACTCCTCCGTTACTCTTTAGGAGGAGACCGCCCCAGTCAAACTACCCACCATACACTGTCCTCGATCCGGATAACGGACCTGAGTTAGAACCTCAAAGTTGCCAGGGTGGTATTTCAAGGAT includes:
- a CDS encoding helix-turn-helix domain-containing protein — encoded protein: MTIIVRLDVVMATQKIRSKELASLLGITEANLSLLKNGKVKGVKMATLDKLCAALDCQPGDLLEYQKD
- the mrdA gene encoding penicillin-binding protein 2; the encoded protein is MPEPIPIKDHEKETRLVNKRLIACALFVFAVSCALVVRLYILQVVEFDYHSTISENNRVHVLPIPPTRGLIYDRNGVLLADNRPSFNLTITRERATDVNQELDEVINLLHLPAEDRTVFDKAMKQSRHPFTPVTLFYELTEEQIAVLAVNEFRLPGLDVEPQFVRHYPLGAHFAHSIGYVGRINEKESKSLDSVEYRGTQSIGKTGIERFYEAQLHGHVGYEEVETNAQGRVLRVLKHTDPVPGQNIVLSLDIKLQEAAEAALGDRRGSVVALDPSTGEVLAMVSNPSFDPNLFVTGISSKEYSALRDSIDRPLFNRVLRGLYAPGSTIKPEVAIAGLDAGVVTPQTRVFDPGYYQLPDFDHKYRNWNHSGDGWVDMDAAIMRSNDTYFYDLAHKLGIDRLHDYMAMFGLGEKVSLDMFEESPGLMPSQAWKRATRRQAWFPGETVILGIGQGYMQVTPLQLAQATALIANKGVWNRPHLAKTVDGVAPVDEHPMPNILLKDPRDWEQVNHGMQMVMHDARGIARAAAAGAQYRIAGKSGTAQVVAIKQGERYNREKTLERHRDNALFVGFAPAEHPKIAISVMIENGEAGGRVAGPVVRQIMDAWLLDQDGHLKPQYAAPTKAPGDPHV